A single window of Sulfitobacter sp. JL08 DNA harbors:
- a CDS encoding IS5 family transposase (programmed frameshift) has protein sequence MSHLYWLHEAHLKRIQHLFPKPRGVARVDDRRVLSGIIHVIRNGLRWRDAPSDYGPHKTLYNRWARWSQMGVFARILTELAARSDATGTLMIDATHLKSHRTASSMGLKKGGGGRLIGRTKGGLNSKLHAVTDAVGRPIQLFLTAGNVSDYIGARALLPLLPAAEWMLADRGYDADWFREGLRERSIEPCIPSRRNRKDIVPHDAKIYRSRHKIENMFGRLKDWRRVATRYDRCPIIFMSAIALAATVLFWL, from the exons ATGTCGCATCTTTACTGGCTTCACGAAGCACATTTGAAACGCATTCAACATCTGTTCCCGAAGCCTCGTGGGGTTGCGCGTGTTGATGATCGCCGCGTTCTCAGCGGCATTATCCACGTCATTCGTAATGGCTTGCGCTGGCGGGATGCTCCATCCGATTATGGGCCACACAAAACACTCTACAACCGATGGGCACGATGGTCCCAGATGGGCGTCTTTGCTCGTATCCTGACCGAATTGGCCGCTCGAAGCGATGCAACAGGCACGCTAATGATTGATGCAACCCACCTGAAGAGCCATCGAACAGCGTCCAGCATGGGGCTTAAAAAAGGGGGCG GTGGCCGCTTGATTGGGCGGACCAAGGGTGGGCTGAACTCGAAACTTCACGCTGTAACCGATGCGGTAGGGCGACCAATCCAACTATTCCTGACTGCGGGGAACGTTAGCGACTACATCGGCGCACGGGCACTCTTACCCTTATTACCTGCTGCGGAATGGATGTTGGCGGATCGCGGATATGATGCCGACTGGTTCCGTGAAGGCTTAAGAGAAAGAAGCATCGAACCCTGCATCCCATCCCGCCGGAACCGCAAAGACATCGTCCCACATGATGCCAAGATTTATCGAAGCCGTCACAAGATTGAGAACATGTTTGGACGGTTGAAAGATTGGCGTAGGGTCGCGACCCGTTATGACAGATGCCCCATCATCTTCATGTCTGCCATCGCCCTCGCGGCAACGGTGTTGTTTTGGTTATGA
- a CDS encoding Crp/Fnr family transcriptional regulator translates to MKLSHTFEILRCQGWLSQVPEEFARELVSRGTMHEVQRGTHVYIAGENQDGLRGIVSGAFAIEMSPFERGPNLLHAFRPGDWFGEAETFQDLPKVVNVIATRKSQFIYINLRELEAMIASDPGIWRWIGALASMHLITALGIIDDMTIRNPESRITALLLRLGGVRTCDNPQDPKPEIDATQSDLAHLTAVSRATVSEHLGRMEKVGVISKTYGRIRLIKTDGMRQSLINQNNLQS, encoded by the coding sequence TTGAAACTATCGCACACTTTTGAAATTCTGCGGTGCCAAGGTTGGCTTTCGCAGGTGCCTGAAGAATTCGCACGGGAACTTGTCTCGCGCGGCACGATGCATGAAGTGCAGCGTGGAACGCATGTCTACATTGCGGGAGAAAACCAAGACGGGTTGCGAGGGATTGTCTCAGGCGCGTTTGCAATCGAGATGTCGCCCTTTGAACGCGGACCGAATCTACTTCATGCTTTTCGGCCAGGCGATTGGTTTGGCGAGGCCGAGACTTTTCAGGACCTGCCCAAGGTGGTCAACGTTATCGCCACACGCAAAAGTCAGTTCATTTACATAAACTTAAGAGAACTCGAAGCGATGATCGCATCAGACCCTGGCATATGGCGTTGGATCGGCGCTCTGGCCAGCATGCACCTAATCACAGCATTGGGGATAATAGACGATATGACGATCCGTAATCCGGAAAGTCGCATAACGGCCCTGCTCCTACGTCTCGGCGGTGTCCGCACGTGCGACAACCCGCAGGATCCCAAGCCGGAAATCGACGCAACCCAGTCCGATCTGGCCCACTTGACAGCCGTATCTCGCGCAACGGTGTCCGAGCATCTCGGCCGCATGGAAAAGGTTGGGGTCATCTCAAAGACCTATGGACGGATACGGCTGATTAAAACAGACGGAATGCGCCAAAGCCTAATCAATCAAAATAATCTGCAAAGTTGA
- a CDS encoding arylsulfatase has translation MSLRKFFVSLSIGLSVALPVLAQDSEKPNIVVIWGDDIGFTNLSIYSRGVMGYRTPNIDRIGNEGILFTDHYGEPSCTAGRAAFVTGMYPIRSGMTTVGTVGSPLGMKEDIPSIAEVLKTQGYVTGQFGKNHLGDRNEHLPTLHGFDEFFGNLYHLNTEEEPEDEDFPRDPEFKEKHGPRGVLHTFATGTFDETEDPRFGKIGKQTIEDTGALTRKRMETVDEEFINASFEFMDNATSEGKPFFVWIAASRMHTFTRVPEKYQEMAREHTSYNDLHGAGMIQHDEHVGLMLDKIDEMGIADNTIVIYSSDNGPEHVTYPHGATTPFRGEKMTTWEGGVRVPMLARWPAKIEAGGERNGMQAHFDVFTTLAAAAGIPNIRERLARGDDLGTDTVHKAYIDGENNLAYWTGESEVSERNEYIYYAESNLQAIRVNQWKMHFYTRSGYYGTTTKLELPHIFNIRQDPYESYGQDPMLQHNMFQHKTYMFNAALERIKAHLGTFEEFPPLQASATLSIGEIVQGVVGQIPTNK, from the coding sequence ATGTCACTTAGGAAGTTTTTTGTTTCATTGAGTATCGGATTGTCCGTCGCTCTGCCTGTCTTGGCACAGGATTCTGAAAAGCCGAACATAGTGGTCATTTGGGGTGATGATATCGGTTTCACAAATCTTAGCATCTACAGTCGTGGGGTTATGGGCTACCGGACACCCAACATCGATCGTATTGGGAACGAGGGGATCTTGTTCACCGATCACTATGGGGAACCTTCCTGCACAGCAGGTCGAGCGGCCTTCGTTACAGGAATGTATCCTATTCGCTCGGGCATGACTACAGTTGGCACAGTCGGCAGCCCGCTCGGCATGAAGGAAGACATTCCCTCAATTGCCGAAGTTCTTAAGACGCAAGGTTACGTCACTGGACAGTTTGGTAAGAACCACCTTGGCGACCGGAATGAGCATCTTCCAACGCTCCACGGGTTTGACGAGTTTTTCGGCAATCTATACCATTTGAACACCGAAGAAGAGCCCGAAGACGAGGATTTCCCACGCGATCCAGAGTTTAAGGAAAAGCACGGTCCTCGTGGCGTTTTGCATACCTTTGCGACGGGTACGTTCGACGAGACCGAAGACCCGCGCTTCGGAAAAATCGGCAAACAAACTATCGAGGATACCGGGGCGCTTACCCGCAAACGCATGGAAACTGTTGACGAGGAGTTTATCAACGCTTCGTTCGAGTTCATGGACAACGCCACTTCGGAGGGCAAACCATTTTTCGTTTGGATCGCCGCCAGCCGAATGCACACTTTCACGCGTGTTCCCGAAAAGTATCAGGAAATGGCGCGCGAACACACTAGTTATAACGATCTACACGGCGCTGGAATGATCCAACATGATGAACACGTTGGTTTAATGCTCGACAAGATCGACGAGATGGGCATCGCTGACAACACGATCGTCATCTATTCTTCGGACAATGGCCCGGAACACGTGACTTATCCGCATGGCGCGACGACGCCGTTTCGCGGCGAGAAGATGACCACCTGGGAAGGAGGCGTGCGTGTTCCGATGCTCGCCCGTTGGCCAGCAAAAATCGAGGCTGGAGGTGAACGGAATGGCATGCAAGCTCACTTCGACGTCTTCACCACGCTGGCGGCAGCGGCCGGTATTCCAAATATAAGGGAACGGTTAGCCCGAGGCGACGATCTCGGTACCGACACGGTCCATAAGGCCTACATTGATGGCGAGAACAATCTTGCTTACTGGACAGGTGAGAGCGAGGTTTCGGAACGAAACGAGTATATCTACTATGCCGAATCCAATCTCCAAGCGATCCGAGTAAACCAGTGGAAGATGCACTTTTACACTCGGTCAGGATACTACGGCACTACTACCAAACTAGAACTGCCTCATATCTTCAACATCCGACAGGATCCTTACGAAAGTTACGGGCAGGATCCGATGCTCCAGCACAATATGTTCCAGCACAAAACTTATATGTTCAACGCCGCGTTGGAGAGGATCAAAGCACACCTCGGAACCTTCGAGGAGTTCCCGCCACTGCAAGCCTCGGCCACCTTGAGTATCGGGGAAATTGTTCAGGGAGTCGTTGGCCAGATCCCGACGAATAAGTGA
- a CDS encoding mechanosensitive ion channel family protein, whose protein sequence is MAFSRFLLVAMVSLFCASQLIAQQATQGPVASALDSMLEKIETAEINPIRTESPRSTLQTLYNLRDDLETSLGVYWQEQNTSNAAQIAFVVGQIRALIDLSQVPSASRRETGTQTALYLLDILGRVKAIDAAALPGPDEIDDQPGNGFRLPGTPLRIVEIVEGDRAGEYLFSADTVYSAPRFFAGLKTLPLRSSLPMTSWDDTSRQLSGPWIPIAGIAKLPNFMKRSILDTPIWKILLVILLSVASGVVLRVWHQLLVGRLTDDPVKITRLRILSPIAIMIALLWLQYVFSFQINTTGWFFDLTESCLVVVFYIAATGAFWTMSRAFFETVIVDPRRTNRSLDDSFIRLVGQIIGFIGGVLILGYGAHELGVPVLSMIAGFGIGGIAVALAVRPTLENLIGGFILFIDKPVRVGDYCTFGDQSGTVENIGVRSTQLRSTDRTQISIPNAQFADMQIVNWAKCDTMLINEILGLRFETDAEQMRYVLAKIREMLHSHPRIEPETIRVRFIGFGDSSKNVDLRIYAKTREWNDFYSIREDVLLRIDDIVDASGTGFAFPSQTLYWSRDPGLDTERTEQAHQEVATWRRRRELPFPRFSSTALEGLSGKLKYPPPGSPDYFATDEELAEGGETLSTDEPQDPVSERKPEEKSGD, encoded by the coding sequence ATGGCATTTTCAAGATTTCTGCTGGTGGCTATGGTTTCACTGTTCTGCGCATCTCAGCTCATAGCACAGCAGGCAACCCAGGGACCTGTCGCCAGCGCGCTGGATTCGATGCTTGAGAAGATCGAAACCGCCGAGATCAACCCGATCCGGACGGAAAGCCCGCGCAGTACTTTGCAGACACTATACAACTTGCGCGACGACCTCGAAACCTCTCTGGGCGTATACTGGCAGGAACAGAACACCTCGAACGCGGCTCAGATTGCATTTGTGGTGGGGCAAATCAGAGCCCTGATTGATCTCTCTCAAGTGCCATCGGCCTCTCGTCGCGAGACCGGAACGCAAACGGCTTTGTACCTTCTGGATATCCTTGGGCGTGTCAAAGCCATTGACGCTGCGGCCCTTCCCGGGCCTGACGAGATTGATGATCAACCCGGCAACGGGTTTCGTCTGCCCGGCACACCCCTGCGCATCGTTGAAATAGTCGAAGGTGACCGCGCCGGCGAGTACCTGTTTTCTGCAGACACGGTCTACAGCGCGCCCCGGTTTTTTGCTGGCTTGAAAACGCTTCCGCTTCGGTCATCTCTGCCCATGACATCATGGGACGATACGAGCCGCCAGCTTTCTGGTCCATGGATCCCGATCGCCGGAATCGCGAAACTGCCAAATTTCATGAAGCGCTCTATTCTCGACACTCCGATCTGGAAGATCCTTTTAGTCATCTTGTTGTCTGTTGCGTCAGGCGTTGTCCTGCGCGTCTGGCATCAATTGCTGGTCGGGAGGCTGACAGACGACCCGGTCAAAATTACCCGCCTCAGAATCCTGAGCCCGATTGCCATCATGATCGCATTGCTCTGGCTTCAGTACGTGTTTTCGTTTCAGATCAACACCACAGGATGGTTCTTCGATCTGACTGAATCCTGCCTTGTCGTGGTGTTCTACATCGCTGCCACAGGGGCCTTCTGGACCATGTCCAGAGCCTTCTTCGAAACCGTCATAGTGGACCCGAGGCGCACCAATCGAAGTCTCGATGACAGTTTTATCCGGTTGGTGGGGCAGATCATCGGCTTTATCGGCGGCGTCCTGATCCTGGGGTACGGGGCCCATGAATTGGGCGTGCCTGTTCTCAGCATGATTGCAGGCTTCGGGATCGGCGGCATCGCCGTAGCTCTTGCGGTCAGGCCGACGCTGGAGAACCTGATCGGCGGGTTCATCCTGTTCATCGATAAACCGGTCCGGGTCGGCGACTACTGCACGTTCGGCGATCAGAGCGGAACCGTCGAAAATATTGGCGTGCGCTCGACCCAGCTCCGTTCGACCGACCGCACACAGATTTCCATTCCAAATGCGCAATTCGCCGACATGCAGATCGTCAACTGGGCCAAATGCGACACGATGTTGATCAACGAAATTCTAGGCCTGCGCTTCGAAACGGATGCAGAGCAAATGCGCTATGTTCTCGCAAAAATCCGCGAAATGCTGCACTCACATCCGCGGATCGAGCCGGAAACGATCCGAGTCCGATTCATCGGCTTCGGGGACTCGTCTAAAAATGTCGATCTGCGCATCTATGCCAAGACGCGGGAGTGGAATGATTTCTACTCTATCAGAGAAGACGTACTCCTGCGGATCGATGACATCGTGGACGCGTCCGGTACTGGCTTCGCATTCCCGTCTCAGACGCTTTACTGGAGCCGCGATCCCGGCCTGGATACCGAACGCACGGAACAGGCGCATCAGGAGGTGGCAACCTGGCGCAGGCGGAGGGAGCTTCCATTTCCACGCTTTTCCAGCACAGCGCTTGAAGGCCTTTCCGGCAAATTGAAATACCCGCCGCCGGGCTCTCCCGACTATTTCGCGACCGATGAGGAACTCGCCGAAGGGGGCGAAACGCTGTCAACGGATGAGCCACAAGACCCGGTTTCGGAAAGAAAGCCAGAAGAGAAATCCGGTGATTGA
- a CDS encoding helix-turn-helix transcriptional regulator, which produces MVEQAVRRVPKNADPRIAEVACALGLSARSLQRHLAQQGTSFSKLIERTRRQHALELLVQDDLNISEIAQALGYTDPSNFCRAFHKWTGQSPNRCRSRMLQHTLPERPER; this is translated from the coding sequence ATGGTCGAACAGGCCGTTCGACGTGTGCCGAAAAATGCGGATCCACGCATTGCAGAGGTTGCCTGTGCTCTTGGCTTGAGCGCTCGGTCTCTCCAGCGTCACCTTGCCCAACAGGGGACGTCGTTTTCCAAACTAATCGAACGTACCCGACGCCAGCATGCGCTGGAGCTGCTTGTCCAAGACGACCTGAACATTTCAGAAATCGCACAGGCCCTTGGATATACAGACCCAAGCAATTTCTGTCGCGCATTCCATAAATGGACAGGCCAATCGCCCAACCGGTGTCGCAGCAGGATGCTGCAGCACACCTTGCCCGAGAGACCCGAACGCTGA
- a CDS encoding AraC family transcriptional regulator, with the protein MDKVSTCRAAYLIPFLDVLRDIGAPVDRELERAHLPTMVEERPDDLISIFLAMEYLDRSARREGIDDLGWHWVKRFSASDFSAELLAALQPLPTVKARLDCLSNLIALEDSDTRVGLIGFNGSAEVYCDSKSPEIPSDPISEWTQVTVLIEAVRSITGENWFPDEIRFKSDFSVCDDARNANPNTRFLTQSAHTSIIMPSSVLAASKLTSAAAQVPEPNIHETLDGIENLKRLIRPYLRGGTPKMTMFAEILDVSPRSLQRKLQQAGTSFSELIETTRFEMAAEILTASDTPLIDVAMTLGYENQSNFGRSFRRIAGISPGKYRREMFGRERAA; encoded by the coding sequence ATGGACAAGGTTTCAACATGCAGAGCGGCGTATCTGATTCCGTTCCTTGACGTCCTGCGCGATATTGGTGCCCCGGTCGACCGCGAGTTGGAACGGGCGCACTTGCCGACAATGGTCGAGGAAAGGCCTGACGATTTGATCAGCATTTTCCTTGCCATGGAGTACCTCGACAGAAGCGCACGCCGTGAAGGTATAGATGATCTGGGCTGGCATTGGGTTAAGAGGTTTTCGGCGTCGGACTTCAGTGCCGAACTGCTGGCGGCGCTTCAGCCCCTTCCGACCGTCAAGGCACGTCTCGACTGCCTGTCCAACCTGATCGCCCTTGAAGACTCTGATACGCGTGTTGGCCTTATCGGTTTCAATGGCAGTGCCGAAGTCTATTGTGACAGCAAGTCGCCCGAAATACCGAGCGACCCAATCTCGGAATGGACTCAGGTCACGGTTTTGATTGAGGCTGTTCGCAGTATCACCGGCGAAAACTGGTTTCCGGACGAGATCAGATTCAAGTCTGATTTCAGCGTCTGCGATGACGCGCGCAACGCGAATCCGAATACACGTTTCCTCACGCAATCGGCCCACACGTCGATTATCATGCCTTCCTCGGTTCTTGCGGCCAGCAAACTGACCAGCGCGGCAGCACAAGTGCCGGAGCCGAACATCCACGAGACGTTGGACGGGATAGAAAATCTGAAACGTCTGATCCGCCCTTACCTTCGTGGCGGGACCCCAAAAATGACCATGTTCGCCGAGATTCTGGACGTGAGTCCAAGGTCGCTGCAACGCAAACTCCAGCAAGCGGGAACCAGCTTTTCGGAGCTGATCGAAACCACACGTTTCGAAATGGCAGCCGAAATTCTGACGGCTTCGGACACTCCGTTGATCGACGTGGCGATGACGCTTGGCTATGAAAACCAGTCCAATTTCGGACGTAGTTTTCGACGCATCGCCGGGATCAGCCCCGGCAAATATCGCCGTGAGATGTTTGGTCGGGAACGCGCCGCCTGA